In one window of Campylobacter coli DNA:
- a CDS encoding ATP-dependent metallopeptidase FtsH/Yme1/Tma family protein, whose product MKNKKIILISFLILCLLFGILYFKNEPKYIDENLYQSLLSQNLIEKAVIDKDEIWLKAKGESYVIVKDGIDIKVLLSKVPVEIKKDNTLWTFFVLFVFLIALLLSLVYFTRKKELAKYPISNKTQAQASTTNLESSNIKPVISNITFNDVAGVDEVKMELSELVDFLQNPKKYKEFGVKMPKGVLMIGPPGVGKTLIAKAVAGEAGVPFFYQSGSSFVEIYVGMGAKRVRELFSRAKMMAPSIIFIDEIDAVGKARGEMSNVERDSTLNQLLTQMDGFEDNSGVIVIAATNKIELMDPALLRSGRFDRRIFLSLPDFKDRLKILEIYMKSKNNNIDLNKIAKASVGFSGAGLETLVNEAAINALRRNSALVEESDFYAVLNKVLLGKKKILSFNDEEKVIQATYQAAKALSAYYFDIGFEKITLIEDRFKEYEHAIRSKSELINRIKVYLAGSRAMGLIYNESYTNSQNDFLKVKELFDYMMSFDMLEEPNLSEIKKELDEFLFPLKEKISMLAKILLEKEKIEYSDVKEVIQI is encoded by the coding sequence ATGAAAAATAAAAAAATTATACTGATATCTTTTCTTATCTTGTGTTTGCTTTTTGGGATTTTATATTTTAAAAATGAACCTAAATACATAGATGAAAATCTTTACCAAAGTTTATTAAGCCAAAATTTAATCGAAAAAGCAGTGATTGACAAGGATGAAATTTGGCTTAAAGCTAAGGGTGAGAGTTATGTGATCGTAAAAGATGGTATAGATATTAAAGTGCTTTTATCAAAAGTTCCCGTGGAAATCAAAAAAGACAATACCTTATGGACATTTTTTGTTTTGTTTGTGTTTCTTATCGCACTTTTATTAAGCCTTGTTTATTTTACGCGTAAAAAGGAATTGGCTAAGTATCCTATATCTAATAAAACTCAAGCTCAAGCTTCTACTACAAATTTAGAAAGTTCTAATATAAAACCTGTGATTTCCAATATCACTTTTAATGATGTAGCGGGTGTTGATGAAGTAAAAATGGAGCTTAGCGAACTTGTGGATTTTTTGCAAAATCCCAAAAAATATAAAGAATTTGGTGTAAAAATGCCAAAGGGTGTTTTAATGATAGGACCTCCAGGGGTAGGAAAAACTTTGATTGCTAAAGCGGTTGCAGGTGAAGCAGGGGTGCCTTTTTTTTATCAAAGTGGATCAAGCTTTGTTGAAATTTATGTAGGAATGGGAGCTAAAAGAGTAAGAGAGCTTTTTTCTAGAGCTAAAATGATGGCTCCAAGTATTATTTTTATCGATGAGATTGACGCAGTGGGTAAGGCAAGGGGTGAAATGTCTAATGTCGAAAGAGATAGCACTTTAAATCAACTCTTAACTCAAATGGATGGTTTTGAAGATAATAGCGGTGTTATCGTAATTGCTGCAACTAATAAAATCGAATTAATGGATCCGGCTTTGCTTCGCTCGGGGCGTTTTGATAGACGCATTTTTTTATCTTTGCCGGATTTTAAAGATAGGCTTAAAATTTTAGAAATTTATATGAAAAGTAAAAATAACAATATCGATTTAAATAAAATTGCAAAAGCAAGCGTAGGCTTTAGTGGTGCTGGACTTGAAACCTTGGTCAATGAGGCAGCTATCAATGCCTTAAGAAGAAATAGTGCTTTGGTGGAAGAAAGTGATTTTTACGCTGTATTAAATAAAGTACTTTTGGGAAAGAAAAAAATTCTAAGTTTTAATGATGAAGAAAAGGTTATACAAGCGACTTATCAAGCTGCGAAAGCTTTGAGTGCGTATTATTTTGATATAGGATTTGAAAAAATTACCCTTATTGAAGATCGTTTTAAAGAATATGAGCATGCCATTCGCTCAAAATCAGAACTTATCAATCGTATCAAAGTTTATTTGGCGGGTTCTAGAGCTATGGGTTTGATTTATAATGAAAGCTATACAAACTCACAGAATGATTTTTTAAAAGTTAAAGAATTGTTTGATTATATGATGAGTTTTGATATGCTTGAAGAGCCAAATTTAAGTGAAATTAAAAAGGAATTAGATGAGTTTTTATTCCCTTTAAAAGAAAAAATTTCAATGCTTGCTAAAATTTTACTCGAAAAAGAAAAAATTGAATATAGCGATGTTAAAGAAGTGATACAAATTTAA
- a CDS encoding PepSY-like domain-containing protein, giving the protein MKIKFYGIIAILSSFLNADMIISPNELPSISKEFLKNNFQAPIGIVQRDRHSYEVYLSDGTELEFESDGSWKEIESKVFPFDLNFLPPNLTNIIQNKFPNTKAREIERKINYYKIKLTNNIEVHIDFNGTILYTEYDD; this is encoded by the coding sequence TTGAAAATAAAATTTTACGGCATTATAGCCATCTTATCTAGCTTTTTAAACGCTGATATGATAATATCTCCTAACGAGCTTCCAAGTATTTCTAAAGAATTTTTAAAAAATAATTTTCAAGCTCCCATAGGCATAGTACAAAGAGACAGGCATTCTTATGAAGTTTATTTAAGTGATGGAACGGAATTAGAATTTGAAAGTGATGGATCATGGAAAGAGATAGAAAGCAAAGTCTTTCCCTTTGATTTAAATTTTCTACCTCCAAATTTAACAAATATTATTCAAAACAAATTCCCTAACACCAAAGCTAGGGAGATCGAAAGAAAAATCAATTATTATAAAATCAAGCTTACTAACAATATAGAAGTGCATATTGATTTTAATGGTACGATTTTATATACAGAATACGATGATTGA
- a CDS encoding rhomboid family intramembrane serine protease, translating to MVVILLILINILFYFTIPYEYYSLLGLNILFFKGAYWQILSSMFIHGNLTHLILNMIVLFQFGRILEPYLGAFRFFLLYIIGGIMCSILSAFYVYFSFNQLSEMINLVGASGAICVLMGYYAFLDKSSTKGLIVAILLMSFAPLLMGVNVAWYGHIFGFICGYFLGKLRRKI from the coding sequence TTGGTTGTAATTTTACTGATTCTTATAAATATTTTATTTTATTTTACAATTCCTTATGAGTATTATAGCTTACTTGGGTTAAATATTTTGTTTTTTAAAGGAGCTTATTGGCAAATTTTAAGCTCGATGTTTATACATGGAAATTTAACCCATCTTATCTTAAATATGATAGTTTTATTTCAATTTGGTCGTATTTTAGAGCCTTATTTGGGTGCTTTTCGCTTCTTTTTGTTGTATATAATAGGTGGGATAATGTGCTCAATTTTGAGTGCCTTTTATGTATATTTTTCCTTTAATCAGCTTAGCGAAATGATTAATCTTGTAGGAGCAAGTGGGGCGATTTGTGTTTTGATGGGGTATTATGCTTTTCTTGATAAAAGTAGCACAAAAGGACTTATAGTCGCTATTTTACTAATGAGTTTTGCCCCATTACTTATGGGTGTAAATGTCGCATGGTATGGACATATTTTTGGTTTTATTTGTGGATATTTTTTAGGGAAGTTAAGGAGAAAAATTTGA
- a CDS encoding histidine phosphatase family protein, translated as MKKIYILRHAKAVKNEEVQDFDRKLSKRGKEDLEKLFYNLKFHKINFDFILSSPSKRTAKTAKKIAKFYNLDKEKIQFIDELYLADLSKIYQILQTIDKKYNEVLLVGHNPTLMELGEYLGSLCLTSFPTSSMLCLEFDIEDFKDLKAHSGKVIFFEHVRKLKEEKELD; from the coding sequence TTGAAGAAAATATATATACTAAGGCATGCAAAGGCCGTTAAAAATGAGGAAGTACAAGATTTTGATAGGAAGTTAAGTAAAAGAGGTAAAGAAGATTTAGAGAAACTTTTTTATAATTTAAAATTTCATAAGATAAATTTTGATTTTATACTTTCAAGCCCATCTAAACGCACTGCTAAGACAGCTAAAAAAATAGCCAAATTTTATAACCTTGACAAGGAAAAAATTCAATTTATAGATGAATTATATCTTGCTGATTTGTCTAAAATATATCAAATTTTACAAACTATTGATAAGAAATATAATGAAGTTTTATTAGTAGGGCATAATCCTACTTTAATGGAACTTGGAGAATATTTAGGTTCTTTATGTTTAACTTCTTTTCCTACTTCATCTATGCTTTGTTTAGAATTTGATATAGAAGACTTTAAGGATTTAAAAGCGCACAGTGGAAAAGTGATATTTTTTGAACATGTGAGAAAATTAAAAGAGGAAAAGGAGTTGGATTAA